In the Rhizobium sp. SSA_523 genome, GTCGAATTCGCGATCCGAGGAGGCGCCGAGGTGATACTTCACATCGCCCGAGCCTTCGACTTCGTCCGGCTTGAACGAGCCGCCCTTGAACTCGTGGAAGATCGCCCGGTGCGGCTTGCCCATGACCTGGGAGAGCACGTTCAGGCGGCCGCGATGGGCCATGCCGAAGACGATCTCTTCCAGTCCGTCCTGGCCGCCGCGCTTGATGATCTGCTCCAGCGCCGGGATCAGCGATTCACCGCCGTCCAGGCCAAAGCGCTTGGTGCCCTTGTATTTGACGTCGATGAACTGCTCGAAGCCTTCGGCCTCGATCAGCTTGGCAAGGATTGCCTTCTTGCCATTGGCGGTGAATTCGACGCCCTTGTCCGGACCCTCGATGCGCTCCTGGATCCAGGCCTTTTCCTCCGGGTTGGAGATGTGCATGAATTCGACGCCGAGCGTCGAGCAATAGGTCCGCGTCAGGATGTCGAGCATCTCGCGGATGGTCGCGTATTCCAGGCCGAGAACATTGTCGATGAAGATCTTGCGGTCGTAATCGGCTTCGGTGAAGCCGTAATTTTCCGGCGACAATTCCTTATAGTCCTCCACCGGCGCCGCAATGCCCAGCGGATCGAGCTTGGCATGCAGATGCCCGCGCATGCGGAAGGCGCGGATCATCATGATGGCGCGCACGCTGTCGCGCGTCGCCTGCAGCACGGCGGCGGGATCGAGCGGCTGGCCGGAGGCGGCGGCAGCGGCCTCTGCCTTGGCCTGGACCTTCTTCTCCATCACCTTTTCGACGATGGGCCAATTGCCGTCGAGGGCCGAGACCAGTTCGCCATTGGCGGGAATGGGCCAGTTCTGACGCTGCCAAGAGGCACCGCGGGCGGCCTTCTTCACATCGTCCGGATTATCGTCCAGCGCCTTGAAGAAGGACTGCCATTCCGGGCCGACCGCGTTCGGATCTTCCTCATAGCGGGCATACAACTGCTCGATATAGGCAGCATTCGCGCCGTCGAGGAAGGAGGTGATGAGAAACTGCTCGTTGGCTTCTTGCCGTGCCATGGTGCATCCGCGGACGTGTCTGCCCGCCTCCTGACGTCAATGTAAGGCCGGATCTTGCAAGCGCCGACCATCGCTTTCAGTCTCGTGCTGTCCGCGGGCCAACCGGCCCTCAGGTGCGGCAGCGGCAGGCGAACCGTGTGGCGGGTTCGCCTGCCCTTCAATCGCGTATCAGCGCGTAATGTGGCGTCAGCCCTTCAGGACTTCAACCAGCGTCTTGCCGAGGCGGGCCGGCGACGGCGAAACCTTGATGCCGGCCGCTTCCATGGCCGCGATCTTGGATTCCGCATCGCCCTTGCCGCCGGAGACGACGGCGCCGGCATGGCCCATGGTGCGGCCCTTGGGAGCCGTGCGTCCGGCGATGAAGCCGGCCATCGGCTTGCGGCGGCCTTTTCTGGCTTCGTCGATCAGGAACTGCGCTGCATCTTCTTCGGCCGAACCGCCGATTTCGCCGATCATGATGATCGAGGTCGTCGCTTCGTCGGCCAGGAACATTTCCAAGACGTCGATGAATTCCGTTCCCTTGACCGGATCGCCGCCAATGCCGACGGCGGTTGTCTGGCCGAGGCCTTCATTCGAGGTCTGGAACACGGCCTCATAGGTCAAGGTTCCCGAGCGCGACACGATGCCCACCGAACCCTTGCGGAAGATCGAGCCCGGCATGATGCCGATCTTGCATTCTTCCGGCGTCAGGATGCCCGGGCAGTTCGGGCCGAGCAGGCGCGACTTCGACCGGTCGAGCCTTGCCTTCACGCGCACCATGTCCATCACCGGGATACCCTCGGTGATGCAGGTGATGAACGGGATCTCGGCGTCGATGGCCTCGATGATGGCGTCCGCAGCACCGGCCGGCGGGACATAGATCACGCTTGCATCGGCACCGGTCTTGTCCTTGGCTTCCGCAACCGACGCGAAGATCGGCAGGCTTTCACCCTTGGAACCAGTCCAGGTTTCGCCGCCCTTCTTCGGATGGATGCCGCCGACCATCTGCGTGCCGTAATAGGCAAGCGCCTGTTCGGTGTGGAAGGTGCCGGTCTTGCCGGTCAGACCCTGAACCAGGATCTTAGTGTTCTTGTTGACGAGAATGGACATTGTTTTACGGTCCTTCCGATTAGCCGTTGATCGCCGCGACGATCTTCTTGGCCGCATCGTCCAAGTCGTCAGCAGCCGTAATGGCGAGGCCCGATTCATTCAGGATCTTCTTGCCAAGCTCCACATTCGTGCCTTCCAGACGCACGACCAGCGGAACCTTCAAGCCCACTTCCTGAACGGCGGCAACAACGCCTTCGGCAATCACATCGCACTTCATGATGCCGCCGAAGATGTTGACGAGGATGCCCTCGACCTTCGGGTCGGCGGTGATGATCTTGAAGGCTGCAGCCACCTTGTCCTTGCCGGCACCGCCGCCAACGTCACAGAAGTTGGCCGGCTCCTTGCCGTACAGCTTGATGATGTCCATGGTTGCCATGGCAAGGCCTGCGCCATTGACCATGCAGCCGATATTGCCGTCGAGCGCGACGTAAGCGAGGTCCCACTTGGACGCCTCGATTTCCTTGGCATCCTCTTCGGTTTCGTCGCGCAGCGCCTTCACGTCGTCGTGGCGGAACAGGGCATTGCCGTCGAAGGAGACCTTTGCATCGAGGACGCGCAGATGGCCGTCGGTCATGACGATCAGCGGGTTGATTTCGAGAAGCGCCATGTCCTTCTCGTTGAAGGCCTTGTAGAGCGCCGGGAAGAGCGACTTGGCGTCTTCGGCGGCCGCACCGTCCAGCGCAAGCGCCGCCGAGATCTTGGCGACGTCATCTGCGCTCACACCGGCTTCCGGATCGATCGCGATCGTGTGGATCTTTTCCGGCGTATCATGCGCGACGGCTTCGATATCCATGCCGCCTTCGGTCGACACGACGAAGGCGACCCGGCCGACCGAGCGGTCGACCAGAAGCGAGCAATACAGTTCGCGGGCAATATCGGCGCCATCCTCGATATAGAGGCGGTTCACCTGCTTGCCGGCATCGCCGGTCTGTGCGGTGACCAGCGTATGCCCAAGCATATCCTTGGCATGCGCCACGACTTCCTCGATCGACTTGGCGAGGCGAACGCCGCCCTTGGCCTCGGGCGGCAGTTCCTTGAACTTGCCCTTGCCACGGCCGCCGGCATGGATCTGGCTCTTGACCACGTAAAGCGGGCCGGGCAGCTGGCGCGCGGCGGCTTCGGCCTCTTCGACGGAATGGATCGCCACACCCTGGGCGACCGGGGCGCCAAAGCCCTTCAGGAGAGCCTTGGCCTGGTATTCGTGAATGTTCATCGTCTGGTCCTTGGATCTGGCCCTGGGCTTTCGCCCGGCGGCGCGATTACTTCAGCGACGGTGCAATTGTGGTGCAGGCTTCGCAAAGACCGGCAACCGCAGCGACGGATTTCTCGAAGCCTTCCTTCTCGTCCTTGTTCAGGTCGATCTCGATGACGCGCTCGACGCCACCGGCGCCGATGACGGTGGGAACGCCGACATACATGTCGTTGACGCCATACTGGCCGGAAAGATAGGCCGCACAGGGCAGAACGCGCTTCTTGTCCTTCAGGAAGGCCTCGGCCATTTCGATCGCCGAAGCAGCCGGCGCGTAATAGGCAGAGCCCGTCTTCAGAAGACCGACGATCTCGGCTCCGCCATCACGGGTGCGCTGAACGATCTGGTCGAGGCGCTCCTGCGTGCACCAGCCCATCTTCACGAGGTCGGTGAGCGGAATACCGGCGATCGTCGAATAGCGGGCGAGCGGAACCATCGTGTCGCCATGACCGCCGAGAACGAAGGCCGTGACATCCTGCACAGAGACATTGAACTCTTCGGAGAGGAAGAGCCGGAAGCGTGCCGAATCCAGGACGCCGGCCATGCCGACGACCATGTTCTTCGGCAGGCCGGAGAATTTCTGCAGCGCCCAGACCATGGCATCAAGCGGATTGGTGATGCAGATGACGAAGGCGTTGGGGGCGTATTTCTTGATGCCGGCACCGACCTGCTCCATGACCTTCAGGTTGATGCCGAGAAGATCGTCGCGGCTCATGCCGGGCTTGCGGGCAACGCCAGCGGTGACGATGCAGACATCCGCACCTTCGATCGCGGCGTAATCGCTCGCGCCCGACAGCTTGGCATTGAAGCCTTCGACCGGTCCGGACTGGGCAATATCCAGTCCCTTGCCCTGCGGAACGCCGTCGGCAATGTCGAACAGAACGACGTCGCCCAGCTCCTTGAGGCTGGCCAGGTGGGCCAGCGTACCGCCGATCATGCCGGAACCAATCAATGCAATCTTCTTGCGAGCCATGGAAATGCTTCCTCTCATTTGGAACGCACGGCCGGCATGGACTTGTCGACCGATATGGCCCCTCGCATAACTTCTTAGGCTAAAAAACGCAATCGATTATTTCCGGTCGAACAAATTCAAACGGTTAGATGTCACAATTCTTACGTAAACGTAAATATTCCTGTCGGATTTCTGTCACAAATCAGCGCGCTTTTGCTTGTGCGCCGCCAGATAATCGGCGCTTCGCATTTCGAACAGGCGAGATATGGTTCGGTCGAACTCGAAACCTTCCGTTCCCCGCTTTTCCGTGAGCAGGTCATCCGGCGGGGCGGCCGCACTGATGAAGACGCGTACGCTTTTATCATAGAAGGCGTCGATGAGGTTGATGAAGCGCTTGGTCTGGTTGCGCTTGTCGGGTCCTATCAACGGTACATTCTCGACGAAGACGAGATCGAAGCGCGCCGCGATCTCCAGATAATCCGCCGCCCCGAGCGGCTTTTCGCACAGATCGGAGAACTGGAAGCGCGCTGCACGCCCCGCCGCACAAGGCACGGCGATGCTGCGGCCTTTGCGGGGGATTTCCATGGGCGCGCATTTGGCGCCGTCGGTCAGCTGATGCCAGGCATTCTCCATGGAGATTTCCGTCTGCCCCCCGAGCGGCGTCAGGTAGACCGGCAGGCTAGCCAGCTTTTCCATCCGGTAATCGGTCGGCGAATCGAGGCTCGTCACATCCACATAGCGCTTCAGCAAGGCAATGAAGGGCAAAAACAGGCTGCGGTTCAGACCGTCGCGATAGAGATTGTCCGGCGCGACATTCGAGGTGGTGACCAGGACGCAGCCGAGCTCGAAGAGTTCGGTGAAGAGGCGACCCAGGATCATCGCATCCGCAATATCGGTGACAGAGAACTCGTCGAAGCACAGGAGTTCGGCCTCGGCGAAAAGGGCGGCGGCAACCGGCGGCACGGGATCGGCCTGCTTGGTCTCGCCGGCCTTGAGCTTCTGCCGGTGCGCGTGGATACGGCCGTGTACATCGGCCATGAATTCGTGGAAGTGGCAGCGCCGCTTGCGGGCCACATTGGCCTTGGCGAAGAACATGTCCATCAGCATGGTCTTGCCGCGCCCGACGGAGCCGTGGATGTAAAGCCCGCGAATGGCGGCGCCGTTGCGCTTGTTGCGCTTGGCAAAGAGCCAGCCCAGGGCGCTGGTCTTCTTCGCCGGAACCCGTTCACGCAGCTCAGCCAGCACATGATCGAGCTTGGCGGCCACCGCCATTTGCGCCTTGTCCATCTGCAGGGCGCCGGACGCAGTCAGCGAGACCAGTTCATCGCTGACGCTGTTATTGTAATCGGGAAGCTTGGCCATGGGCCATCCTGTGCACGGGTGCGCGCCGGTAGAAGAAGGCCTTCGTGCAGAAAGGCAGTCACGTCGTTCATGCTTGCGTGCACGAGGCTATTGTGGATGCAGCATCTATCCCACGGCGGCCGAAGCCGCCTTCCGGATCACTGCACTAGCGGGAAAGGCTGATCTGCTGGCCGGAGGCCGTCGTTCCGTCGAAACGGGTGTCGCCGCTCTTGTAGACCCGGCCGACGACATCGCCATTGCGGTTCTTGAAGAGGACAGTCTTGCCGCTGACTTCCCACGAGCCCATGCTGGTGAGCTCGCCGGCGCAGCCGCGCGTTCCGCCACGGGACCCGCTGCCGAGATTGGTGAGGGTGAGGAACATGTCGCAGCTCGCTCCGGCATTGGAGACGCGCCAATTGCCGACCATGGATTCCTTCGTCACGTCGAGAGCCGTTGCAGGCGCATCGGTGGATCCGGGCGGCAGGGAGGCTACGGCGGTATTGCCGGTCGCAGGCGCAGCCGGGAATTGCGAGGCATCGCCTGCTCCGGGCGGCGGGAGCTGGCCCGACTGGACCGATGGTACCGGCTGCGGCTGCAGGGGCGCAGGAGACGGAAGATCGGAGTAAGGGTTGTAAGAAGTCCTCTGGCACCCCGCCAGGGACATCGCGACCACTACGCCGGTCACCACTAATCTGAACTGCATCATCAAGCTCCCACTATCCGCTTTGCCCGCACGACGCGCATGCCTGTTCCAGAATTACCGTCAAAGGGCGCGCCAAATCAAGCCATTGAACCGAACCTGTCCGATTTCAAGACCGAACCCGCGCAAATGGATCATGTCTGCGCGAGGTCAAGGGCGTCTTTTGACCGGGAGGGTGCGGGTCAGACGCGCCGCTCCACCATCATCTTCTTGATTTCCGCGATCGCCTTGGCCGGATTAAGACCCTTCGGACAGGTCTGCGCACAATTCATGATCGTGTGGCAGCGATAGAGGCGGAAGGGATCTTCCAGATTGTCGAGCCGCTCGCCTTTGGCTTCGTCGCGGCTGTCGATCAACCAGCGATAGGCCTGCAGGAGAACGGCCGGGCCAAGATAGCGATCGCCGTTCCACCAGTAGCTGGGACAGGAGGTGGAGCAGCAAGCGCACAGGATGCACTCATACAGCCCGTCGAGCTTCATGCGGTCTTCGTGGCTCTGCTTCCATTCCTTGGCCGGCGTCGGGGAGACGGTCTTCAGCCAGGGCTCGATGGAGCGGTGCTGGGCGTAGAAATTCGTCAGGTCCGGAACCAGATCCTTGACCACCGGCATGTGCGGCAGCGGGTAGACCTTGACCGTGCCGGTCACGTCATCCATGCCCTTGGTGCAGGCCAGCGTGTTGGCCCCATCGATATTCATGGCACAGGAGCCGCAAATGCCTTCGCGGCAGGAGCGGCGCAGCGTCAGCGTGGGATCGATCTTGTTCTTGATGTAGAGAAGGCCGTCCAGCACCATCGGACCGCAATCGTCGATATCGACGAAATAGGTATCGATGCGCGGATTGTGGCCGTCATCCGGATTCCAGCGGTAGATGCGGAATTCGCGAACATTCTGGGCTCCGGTCGGCTTGGGCCAGACCTTGCCTTCGGTCATTTTCGAGTTCTTGGGGAGAGCAAGTTCAACCAT is a window encoding:
- the sucD gene encoding succinate--CoA ligase subunit alpha, yielding MSILVNKNTKILVQGLTGKTGTFHTEQALAYYGTQMVGGIHPKKGGETWTGSKGESLPIFASVAEAKDKTGADASVIYVPPAGAADAIIEAIDAEIPFITCITEGIPVMDMVRVKARLDRSKSRLLGPNCPGILTPEECKIGIMPGSIFRKGSVGIVSRSGTLTYEAVFQTSNEGLGQTTAVGIGGDPVKGTEFIDVLEMFLADEATTSIIMIGEIGGSAEEDAAQFLIDEARKGRRKPMAGFIAGRTAPKGRTMGHAGAVVSGGKGDAESKIAAMEAAGIKVSPSPARLGKTLVEVLKG
- the sucC gene encoding ADP-forming succinate--CoA ligase subunit beta, with product MNIHEYQAKALLKGFGAPVAQGVAIHSVEEAEAAARQLPGPLYVVKSQIHAGGRGKGKFKELPPEAKGGVRLAKSIEEVVAHAKDMLGHTLVTAQTGDAGKQVNRLYIEDGADIARELYCSLLVDRSVGRVAFVVSTEGGMDIEAVAHDTPEKIHTIAIDPEAGVSADDVAKISAALALDGAAAEDAKSLFPALYKAFNEKDMALLEINPLIVMTDGHLRVLDAKVSFDGNALFRHDDVKALRDETEEDAKEIEASKWDLAYVALDGNIGCMVNGAGLAMATMDIIKLYGKEPANFCDVGGGAGKDKVAAAFKIITADPKVEGILVNIFGGIMKCDVIAEGVVAAVQEVGLKVPLVVRLEGTNVELGKKILNESGLAITAADDLDDAAKKIVAAING
- the mdh gene encoding malate dehydrogenase, with product MARKKIALIGSGMIGGTLAHLASLKELGDVVLFDIADGVPQGKGLDIAQSGPVEGFNAKLSGASDYAAIEGADVCIVTAGVARKPGMSRDDLLGINLKVMEQVGAGIKKYAPNAFVICITNPLDAMVWALQKFSGLPKNMVVGMAGVLDSARFRLFLSEEFNVSVQDVTAFVLGGHGDTMVPLARYSTIAGIPLTDLVKMGWCTQERLDQIVQRTRDGGAEIVGLLKTGSAYYAPAASAIEMAEAFLKDKKRVLPCAAYLSGQYGVNDMYVGVPTVIGAGGVERVIEIDLNKDEKEGFEKSVAAVAGLCEACTTIAPSLK
- the zapE gene encoding cell division protein ZapE — its product is MAKLPDYNNSVSDELVSLTASGALQMDKAQMAVAAKLDHVLAELRERVPAKKTSALGWLFAKRNKRNGAAIRGLYIHGSVGRGKTMLMDMFFAKANVARKRRCHFHEFMADVHGRIHAHRQKLKAGETKQADPVPPVAAALFAEAELLCFDEFSVTDIADAMILGRLFTELFELGCVLVTTSNVAPDNLYRDGLNRSLFLPFIALLKRYVDVTSLDSPTDYRMEKLASLPVYLTPLGGQTEISMENAWHQLTDGAKCAPMEIPRKGRSIAVPCAAGRAARFQFSDLCEKPLGAADYLEIAARFDLVFVENVPLIGPDKRNQTKRFINLIDAFYDKSVRVFISAAAPPDDLLTEKRGTEGFEFDRTISRLFEMRSADYLAAHKQKRADL
- a CDS encoding protease inhibitor Inh/omp19 family protein; amino-acid sequence: MQFRLVVTGVVVAMSLAGCQRTSYNPYSDLPSPAPLQPQPVPSVQSGQLPPPGAGDASQFPAAPATGNTAVASLPPGSTDAPATALDVTKESMVGNWRVSNAGASCDMFLTLTNLGSGSRGGTRGCAGELTSMGSWEVSGKTVLFKNRNGDVVGRVYKSGDTRFDGTTASGQQISLSR
- a CDS encoding succinate dehydrogenase iron-sulfur subunit; this translates as MVELALPKNSKMTEGKVWPKPTGAQNVREFRIYRWNPDDGHNPRIDTYFVDIDDCGPMVLDGLLYIKNKIDPTLTLRRSCREGICGSCAMNIDGANTLACTKGMDDVTGTVKVYPLPHMPVVKDLVPDLTNFYAQHRSIEPWLKTVSPTPAKEWKQSHEDRMKLDGLYECILCACCSTSCPSYWWNGDRYLGPAVLLQAYRWLIDSRDEAKGERLDNLEDPFRLYRCHTIMNCAQTCPKGLNPAKAIAEIKKMMVERRV